Proteins co-encoded in one Streptococcus ruminicola genomic window:
- the cls gene encoding cardiolipin synthase, producing the protein MIIDNKSTNKIKALRLLDKSRRSFLRGIFSRTTVISILLILQLLFIIASFAWLDHYRIWVAMIERALAIATVLYLVNSEMDALSRVTWLILVMIAPLLGSLFLIYTKLDWGYRGLKLRMNHLVDASSQYLQDNLETLRVLKSNTSTTYHLVQYFDRSRGDFPAYQNTEVTYFPSGEKFFEELKKQLLKAEEYIFMEFFIIAEGKMWGEILRILEQKVREGVEVRVLYDGMIEFSTLSFDYTQRLEKIGIKAKAFSPISPFISTYYNYRDHRKIIVIDGKVGFTGGVNLADEYINKINRFGHWKDTALMLEGEAVDSFLVLFLQMWSITERQMVVKPYLAKHDKKRKANGYVIPYGDSPLDTDKIGENVYIDILNHAREYVYIMTPYLILDSEMEHALCFAAERGVDVRIIMPGIPDKKVPYMLAKTYFSKLMRSGVKIYLYTPGFVHSKVFISDDSKAVVGTINLDYRSLYHHFECATYMYKVDAIRDIYDDCIQTMRKSKRVTQETLDSRPTHEKLIGLLVKTIAPLM; encoded by the coding sequence ATGATTATCGACAATAAAAGCACTAATAAAATCAAAGCATTACGCTTATTAGATAAAAGCCGACGCAGTTTTCTTCGAGGAATTTTTAGTCGGACAACTGTCATTTCTATCCTGTTGATCTTGCAACTTTTGTTCATCATTGCATCATTTGCTTGGCTAGATCACTATCGTATTTGGGTCGCTATGATTGAACGTGCTCTTGCCATTGCAACTGTATTATATCTTGTAAACAGTGAAATGGACGCTCTATCACGTGTGACTTGGCTTATTCTGGTAATGATTGCCCCTTTGTTAGGGTCACTTTTTCTCATTTATACCAAGCTTGATTGGGGTTATCGCGGTCTCAAACTTCGAATGAACCATTTGGTTGATGCTAGCAGCCAATATTTGCAAGATAATTTGGAAACATTGAGAGTTTTGAAAAGTAATACGTCGACGACCTATCATTTGGTTCAGTATTTTGACCGTAGTCGCGGTGACTTTCCAGCTTATCAAAATACCGAAGTGACTTATTTCCCAAGTGGAGAAAAGTTTTTCGAAGAACTAAAAAAACAATTGCTCAAGGCTGAAGAATACATTTTCATGGAATTTTTCATCATTGCAGAAGGTAAGATGTGGGGTGAAATTCTACGAATTCTAGAGCAAAAAGTCAGGGAAGGAGTGGAAGTTCGTGTCCTCTACGATGGCATGATTGAATTTTCAACCTTATCTTTTGATTACACACAACGCTTAGAGAAAATTGGTATCAAAGCCAAAGCTTTTTCACCAATTTCACCTTTTATCTCAACTTATTACAATTACCGTGATCACCGAAAGATCATTGTGATTGATGGTAAAGTAGGTTTCACAGGCGGAGTGAACTTAGCTGACGAGTATATTAACAAAATCAATCGTTTTGGTCATTGGAAAGACACTGCTCTGATGCTTGAGGGTGAGGCAGTTGACAGTTTTTTAGTACTGTTCTTACAAATGTGGTCAATCACTGAAAGACAAATGGTTGTCAAACCTTACCTTGCTAAGCATGATAAAAAACGAAAAGCAAATGGTTATGTTATTCCATATGGTGATTCGCCACTTGATACCGATAAAATTGGTGAGAATGTTTATATTGATATTCTTAACCACGCCAGAGAATACGTCTACATCATGACACCTTATCTCATTCTTGATAGTGAAATGGAGCACGCGCTTTGTTTTGCCGCGGAACGTGGTGTAGATGTGCGAATTATCATGCCTGGAATTCCAGATAAAAAAGTTCCTTATATGCTGGCAAAAACTTACTTTAGCAAACTCATGCGCTCAGGTGTTAAAATCTATCTCTACACACCAGGATTTGTCCATTCTAAAGTCTTTATCAGCGATGACAGCAAAGCAGTAGTCGGAACGATTAACCTTGACTATCGTAGTTTATATCACCATTTTGAATGTGCAACTTATATGTATAAAGTTGATGCTATTCGAGATATTTATGATGATTGCATTCAAACTATGCGAAAAAGTAAACGCGTCACTCAAGAGACGCTTGATAGTCGACCAACCCATGAAAAACTCATTGGATTACTGGTCAAAACCATCGCACCCTTGATGTAG
- a CDS encoding formate--tetrahydrofolate ligase — MKSDIEIAQSVELKPITEVVEKVGITFDDIELYGKYKAKLSFDKIKSVQENKPGKLVLVTAINPTPAGEGKSTMSIGLADALNKIGKKTMLALREPSLGPVMGIKGGAAGGGYAQVLPMEDINLHFTGDMHAITTANNALSAIIDNHMHQGNELGIDQRRIIWKRVVDLNDRALRHVTVGLGSPVNGIPREDGFDITVASEIMAILCLATDIKDLKERLANIVVAYRYDRTPVYVRDLKVEGALTLILKDAIKPNLVQTIYGTPAFVHGGPFANIAHGCNSVLATTTALHLADYTITEAGFGADLGAEKFLDIKTPNLPTTPDAVVIVATIRALKMHGGVAKTDLGEENVEAVRAGFANLKRHVENVRKFDVPAVVAINEFVADTEAEIAALKELCAAIDVPVELASVWANGADGGVDLAKAVVNAVENGNANYKRLYSDDDSLEEKVTKIVTEIYGGNKVIFGKKAKNQLKQFAQFGWDKLPVCMAKTQYSFSDNPTLLGAPEGFDITIREFVPKTGAGFIVALTGDVMTMPGLPKKPAALNMDVAEDGTAIGLF, encoded by the coding sequence GTGAAATCAGATATCGAAATTGCACAAAGCGTTGAGCTTAAACCAATTACAGAAGTTGTTGAAAAAGTTGGTATCACATTTGATGATATTGAACTCTATGGTAAATATAAAGCAAAATTATCATTTGATAAAATCAAATCTGTTCAAGAAAATAAACCAGGTAAACTTGTCCTTGTCACAGCTATCAACCCAACACCAGCTGGTGAAGGAAAATCAACAATGTCTATCGGTCTTGCTGATGCGTTGAATAAGATCGGCAAAAAAACAATGCTTGCTTTGCGTGAACCTTCACTTGGTCCTGTTATGGGAATCAAAGGTGGTGCTGCTGGTGGTGGTTATGCGCAAGTTCTTCCAATGGAAGATATCAACCTTCACTTCACAGGTGATATGCATGCTATCACAACTGCAAATAATGCCCTTTCAGCAATTATCGATAACCACATGCACCAAGGAAACGAATTAGGTATCGACCAACGTCGTATCATTTGGAAACGCGTTGTCGACCTTAATGACCGCGCTCTTCGTCATGTCACTGTTGGTCTTGGTAGCCCAGTTAATGGTATTCCTCGCGAAGATGGTTTTGATATCACAGTTGCTTCAGAAATCATGGCTATCTTGTGTTTGGCAACAGATATCAAAGACTTGAAAGAACGTTTGGCAAATATCGTGGTTGCTTACCGTTACGACCGTACACCAGTTTACGTGCGTGACCTTAAAGTAGAAGGTGCTTTGACACTTATCCTTAAAGATGCTATCAAACCAAACCTTGTTCAAACTATCTATGGAACACCAGCCTTTGTTCACGGTGGACCATTTGCCAATATCGCACACGGTTGTAACTCTGTTCTTGCAACAACAACAGCTCTTCACTTAGCAGATTACACAATTACAGAAGCTGGTTTTGGTGCTGACCTTGGTGCTGAAAAATTCCTTGATATTAAAACACCAAATCTTCCAACAACACCAGATGCTGTGGTTATCGTCGCTACAATTCGCGCCCTTAAAATGCATGGTGGCGTAGCTAAAACAGATCTTGGTGAAGAAAATGTCGAAGCTGTTCGTGCTGGATTTGCTAACCTTAAACGTCACGTTGAAAACGTCCGTAAATTTGATGTTCCAGCAGTTGTTGCCATTAATGAATTTGTAGCGGACACAGAAGCTGAAATTGCTGCCCTCAAAGAACTTTGTGCTGCAATCGATGTACCAGTTGAACTTGCAAGTGTTTGGGCAAACGGTGCTGACGGTGGGGTTGACCTTGCTAAAGCCGTTGTTAATGCCGTTGAAAATGGTAATGCCAACTACAAACGTCTTTACTCTGATGACGATTCACTTGAAGAAAAAGTCACTAAAATCGTTACTGAAATCTACGGCGGTAACAAAGTTATCTTCGGCAAAAAAGCTAAAAACCAATTGAAACAATTTGCTCAATTTGGTTGGGACAAATTGCCAGTATGTATGGCTAAAACACAATATAGCTTCTCTGACAATCCAACACTTCTTGGAGCACCAGAAGGCTTTGATATCACAATTCGTGAATTTGTTCCAAAAACTGGTGCTGGATTCATCGTTGCTTTGACTGGTGATGTGATGACAATGCCAGGACTTCCTAAAAAACCAGCAGCGCTTAACATGGACGTTGCTGAAGATGGAACAGCTATCGGATTGTTCTAA
- a CDS encoding phosphopantothenate--cysteine ligase: protein MKILITSGGTTEKIDSVRGITNHATGTLGKYIAEAFLEKGYQVTLVTTKEAVKPKDHPLLTVQIITNVDSLLKTLEPLVKTHDVFIHSMAVSDYTPVYMTDLNEVEQAEHVSDLLKRQNTESKISSKEDYQVLFLKKTPKVISLVKTWNPDICLIGFKLLVNVSKDELFAVARESLQKNKARYILANDLTEIKGDKHHAYLLDESHVYEADTKKAIANLIFERVTNHV from the coding sequence ATGAAAATTTTAATAACATCCGGTGGAACAACCGAGAAGATAGATTCTGTGCGTGGCATTACTAACCATGCTACAGGAACTTTAGGAAAATATATCGCTGAAGCTTTTTTAGAAAAAGGGTATCAGGTAACTTTGGTTACAACTAAAGAAGCTGTTAAACCAAAGGATCACCCTCTTTTAACTGTGCAGATCATTACGAATGTTGATAGTTTGCTAAAAACACTTGAACCACTTGTCAAAACGCACGACGTCTTTATTCATAGCATGGCAGTATCTGACTACACACCTGTTTATATGACAGATCTTAATGAAGTTGAACAGGCTGAGCATGTTTCTGATTTGTTAAAACGTCAAAATACGGAATCTAAGATTTCTTCTAAGGAAGACTACCAAGTGCTTTTTTTGAAGAAAACGCCAAAAGTGATTTCTTTAGTGAAAACTTGGAATCCTGATATCTGCCTAATTGGCTTTAAATTGTTGGTTAATGTCAGCAAAGACGAGCTTTTTGCTGTTGCGCGTGAAAGTTTACAAAAAAATAAAGCCCGCTATATCCTTGCTAATGATTTAACAGAGATTAAGGGAGACAAGCACCATGCTTATTTGCTAGATGAGTCTCATGTCTATGAAGCAGATACTAAAAAAGCTATTGCAAACTTGATTTTTGAAAGGGTGACAAATCATGTCTAA
- the coaC gene encoding phosphopantothenoylcysteine decarboxylase — protein MSKSILLAVSGSISAYKAADLTNRLTKLGYDVHVLMTKAATDFITPLTLQVLSKNTVHLDVMTEEDPKSVNHIELAKKADLFILAPASANTLAKLAHGLADNMVTATALALPAETPKLIAPAMNTKMYENPLTQRNLSILKEVGYEEIEPRSSLLACGDLGRGALAELDTIIEYIEKRL, from the coding sequence ATGTCTAAAAGTATTTTATTAGCTGTTTCTGGTAGTATTTCTGCCTATAAAGCAGCTGATTTAACTAATCGATTAACCAAACTTGGCTATGATGTTCATGTTTTAATGACCAAGGCTGCTACTGATTTTATCACGCCACTGACGCTTCAGGTCTTGTCAAAAAATACTGTTCATCTTGATGTTATGACCGAAGAGGATCCTAAGAGCGTTAATCATATCGAATTAGCTAAAAAAGCTGATTTATTTATCCTTGCCCCTGCTTCTGCTAATACTTTAGCAAAATTAGCGCACGGTTTAGCTGATAATATGGTTACAGCTACTGCTCTTGCTTTGCCAGCTGAAACACCTAAATTAATTGCGCCAGCCATGAACACAAAAATGTATGAAAATCCCTTAACGCAGCGTAATTTATCGATCTTAAAAGAGGTCGGTTATGAGGAAATTGAGCCACGTTCAAGCCTTTTAGCTTGTGGAGATCTTGGTCGCGGTGCGCTGGCTGAACTTGACACAATTATCGAGTATATTGAAAAACGTCTATAA
- a CDS encoding ECF transporter S component: MKNSKAASNIATVAIFFAIMLVINFLTSLVFNLWPVPIKPTLIHVPVIIASIVYGPRIGATLGALMGVISVTVNTLTLLPTSYLFSPFVENGNLSSLIVAMVPRILIGITPYFVYKWLHNRFGIIVAGAIGSMTNTIFVLGGIFFLFANVYSGDIKALLAVVFGTNAIAEMIISAILTLAIVPKLQKIRA, encoded by the coding sequence ATGAAAAACAGTAAAGCAGCAAGTAATATTGCCACAGTTGCAATTTTCTTTGCTATCATGCTTGTTATTAATTTCTTAACAAGCCTTGTCTTTAACCTTTGGCCTGTGCCAATCAAGCCGACACTTATTCACGTTCCAGTAATCATTGCATCTATTGTTTACGGACCACGAATCGGTGCTACGCTTGGTGCTTTAATGGGAGTTATCAGTGTAACAGTGAACACTTTGACTCTTCTACCAACAAGTTACCTCTTCTCTCCATTTGTTGAAAATGGTAATCTTTCTTCATTAATTGTTGCCATGGTACCTCGTATTCTGATTGGTATCACACCATATTTTGTTTATAAATGGCTTCATAATAGATTTGGTATCATTGTCGCTGGTGCTATTGGTTCTATGACAAATACAATCTTTGTTTTGGGTGGTATTTTCTTCCTCTTTGCAAATGTGTATAGTGGAGATATCAAAGCACTACTTGCAGTTGTCTTTGGTACAAATGCGATTGCAGAGATGATTATTTCAGCTATTTTAACGCTTGCAATTGTTCCAAAATTACAGAAAATCAGAGCATAA
- a CDS encoding phospho-sugar mutase yields MTYTENYQKWLDFAELPDYLREELLAMDEKTKEDAFYTNLEFGTAGMRGVIGAGTNRINVYVVRQATEGLAKLIETKGEDVKKRGVAIAYDSRHFSPEFAFESAQVLAKHGIKAYVFESLRPTPELSFAVRHLGTFAGIMVTASHNPAPFNGYKVYGEDGGQMPPADADALTDFIRAIDDPFAIELADLEESKASGLIEVIGENVDAEYLKEVKDVNINQKLIDEYGKDMKIVYTPLHGTGEMLARRALAQAGFESVQVVEAQAVPDPDFSTVKSPNPENQEAFALAEELGRKVDADVLVATDPDADRLGVEIRQADGSYRNLSGNQIGAIIAKYILEAHKTAGTLPENAALAKSIVSTELVTKIAESYGAKMFNVLTGFKFIAEKIQEFEEKHNHTYMFGFEESFGYLIKPFVRDKDAVQAVLIVAEIAAYYRSRGLTLADGIEEIYKEYGYFAEKTISVTLSGVDGAAEIKKIMDKFRDNAPAQFNSTDIVKTEDFLAQTATSANGVEKLTTPPSNVLKYVLADDSWIAVRPSGTEPKIKFYFATVGSDLADAEAKIANIEKEINAFVK; encoded by the coding sequence ATGACTTACACTGAAAACTATCAAAAATGGCTCGATTTTGCGGAGCTTCCCGATTATCTCCGTGAAGAATTGTTAGCCATGGACGAAAAGACAAAAGAAGATGCTTTCTACACAAACCTTGAGTTTGGTACAGCAGGTATGCGTGGTGTTATCGGCGCTGGTACTAACCGTATCAACGTTTACGTTGTTCGCCAAGCTACTGAAGGTCTTGCAAAACTTATCGAAACAAAAGGTGAAGATGTTAAAAAACGTGGTGTTGCTATCGCCTACGACTCACGTCATTTCTCACCTGAATTTGCTTTCGAATCTGCTCAAGTTTTAGCAAAACATGGCATTAAAGCATATGTTTTCGAATCACTTCGCCCAACTCCAGAATTGTCATTTGCTGTTCGTCACCTTGGTACTTTTGCTGGTATCATGGTTACTGCAAGTCACAACCCTGCTCCATTTAATGGTTACAAAGTTTATGGTGAAGATGGTGGACAAATGCCACCTGCTGATGCTGATGCCTTGACTGACTTCATTCGTGCTATCGATGATCCATTTGCCATCGAATTAGCTGATCTTGAAGAAAGCAAAGCTTCTGGTCTTATTGAAGTTATCGGTGAAAATGTCGATGCTGAATACCTTAAAGAAGTTAAAGACGTCAACATCAACCAAAAATTGATTGATGAATACGGCAAAGACATGAAGATTGTCTACACTCCACTTCACGGTACTGGTGAAATGCTTGCTCGTCGAGCTCTTGCACAAGCTGGTTTTGAATCTGTACAGGTTGTTGAAGCTCAAGCTGTTCCAGACCCAGACTTCTCAACTGTAAAATCTCCAAACCCAGAAAATCAAGAAGCATTTGCTCTTGCTGAAGAACTTGGACGCAAAGTTGATGCTGACGTTCTTGTTGCAACTGACCCAGATGCTGACCGTCTTGGTGTTGAAATTCGTCAAGCTGACGGTTCATACCGTAACCTTTCTGGTAACCAAATCGGTGCTATCATTGCTAAATACATTCTTGAAGCACATAAAACAGCTGGAACTCTTCCAGAAAATGCAGCTTTGGCAAAATCAATCGTATCAACTGAATTGGTAACTAAAATCGCTGAAAGCTACGGCGCTAAAATGTTTAACGTCTTGACTGGTTTCAAATTCATCGCAGAAAAAATTCAAGAATTTGAAGAAAAACACAACCACACTTATATGTTTGGTTTCGAAGAAAGCTTCGGTTACCTTATCAAACCATTCGTACGTGATAAAGATGCCGTTCAAGCTGTTCTTATCGTAGCTGAAATTGCTGCTTACTACCGCTCACGTGGTTTAACACTTGCTGATGGTATCGAAGAAATCTACAAAGAATACGGATACTTCGCAGAAAAAACTATCTCAGTAACACTTAGCGGTGTTGACGGTGCTGCAGAAATCAAGAAAATCATGGATAAATTCCGTGACAACGCTCCTGCTCAATTCAACTCAACTGATATTGTTAAAACTGAAGACTTCTTGGCTCAAACTGCTACAAGCGCAAATGGCGTTGAAAAATTGACAACTCCACCAAGCAACGTATTAAAATATGTTCTTGCTGATGATTCTTGGATTGCTGTTCGTCCTTCAGGTACAGAACCAAAAATCAAATTCTACTTCGCAACAGTTGGTTCTGACTTAGCTGATGCTGAAGCTAAAATTGCTAACATCGAAAAAGAAATTAACGCATTTGTTAAATAA
- a CDS encoding NRAMP family divalent metal transporter has product MTESTEQQSTWRTKLKALGPGILMASAAVGGSHIVSSTQAGAIYGWQLALLIILINIFKYPFFRFGSQYTMENNKSLIEGYAEKGKGWLAVFFILNVFSAIVNTAGVGILCAAILYNVFPNGFGLSISQLTTIIIVIIWAMLLIGGYRFLDSLAKWVMTALTLATVLAVVVALFKHREYAPNFEAPTPWRMAALPFIVSLMGWMPCPIEISAINSMWSVEKRKTVNMSEKDAVFDFNIGYIGTAILALIFCALGALIQFGSGEEVQSASAAYIAQFVNMYAEVLGEWARFLITLIAFLCIFGTVITVIDGYSRANNESLRLLLGKEESSQKALYAWMTVTAAVGLIIVYLFAGNVATMLRFAMIASFITTPFFGYLNYSLVNNKEHQIKPWLKVLSIIGLIYLFGFALFFIIAWLTGNI; this is encoded by the coding sequence ATGACTGAAAGCACAGAACAACAGTCGACCTGGCGCACTAAACTTAAAGCACTTGGCCCTGGTATTCTAATGGCATCAGCTGCTGTTGGCGGCTCACACATCGTTTCTTCTACACAAGCAGGAGCTATCTATGGATGGCAATTGGCTTTGCTGATTATTTTGATTAACATTTTCAAATATCCATTTTTCCGTTTTGGTTCCCAATACACAATGGAAAATAATAAAAGCTTGATTGAAGGCTATGCTGAAAAAGGTAAAGGTTGGTTAGCTGTTTTCTTCATCTTAAATGTCTTCTCAGCAATCGTTAATACCGCTGGGGTTGGTATTCTTTGCGCAGCAATTTTATATAATGTCTTCCCAAATGGCTTTGGATTGAGCATTTCACAATTGACTACTATCATTATTGTGATTATTTGGGCCATGTTACTGATCGGTGGTTATCGTTTCCTTGATTCGCTTGCGAAATGGGTAATGACTGCCTTGACTTTGGCAACTGTTTTGGCGGTTGTTGTTGCATTATTCAAACACCGTGAATACGCTCCAAACTTTGAAGCTCCAACACCATGGCGCATGGCAGCTTTACCATTTATCGTTTCATTAATGGGGTGGATGCCTTGTCCAATTGAAATCTCAGCCATCAATTCAATGTGGTCAGTTGAAAAACGTAAAACCGTCAATATGTCAGAGAAGGATGCTGTTTTTGATTTTAATATTGGTTACATTGGAACAGCAATCTTAGCACTTATCTTCTGTGCTCTTGGTGCCTTAATTCAATTTGGCTCTGGTGAAGAAGTACAAAGTGCATCAGCAGCTTACATCGCTCAATTCGTTAACATGTACGCTGAAGTACTTGGTGAATGGGCTCGCTTCTTGATTACCCTAATTGCCTTCCTATGTATCTTCGGTACAGTTATCACAGTTATTGATGGGTATTCTCGTGCTAACAACGAATCCCTTCGATTATTACTTGGTAAGGAAGAATCATCTCAAAAAGCTCTTTATGCTTGGATGACTGTGACAGCAGCAGTTGGTCTTATCATTGTTTATCTATTTGCTGGTAATGTGGCAACAATGCTCCGCTTTGCCATGATTGCATCATTCATCACAACACCATTCTTTGGTTACCTTAATTATTCTTTGGTTAATAACAAAGAACATCAAATCAAACCTTGGTTGAAAGTTCTATCAATCATTGGTCTTATTTACCTCTTTGGTTTTGCATTGTTCTTTATCATTGCTTGGCTAACTGGTAATATTTAA
- a CDS encoding TDT family transporter, which produces MRKLKEPPLALGGLGLSFFSLGNTLGDYSTLLRYVLGGIAFVLYLLLLTAFVKSFKNYRLALKNPLTASIFPTLLMQGMLMIVYQDVFPEWYGFTEGVFRTIWWLSFIALISYIVIFSKRFLWNFELSNVFPSWAVLYIGIGISSLTVPWTGYSQLGKTIFIYLLLALIVLLPTIFLRLWKHGIPDDVKANLATLCAPALVAVAYLNAFETIYRPLLLGLIILSQMLYLIVLYFVPGILKSPFNPGFSALTFPLIVTAIALKGAVIYFEGLYFLYVIELVVAILILIRVVAGYINYFTE; this is translated from the coding sequence ATGAGAAAATTAAAAGAACCTCCTTTAGCATTAGGTGGCTTAGGATTGAGCTTTTTTTCATTAGGAAACACCTTGGGAGATTATTCAACTCTTTTGCGTTATGTACTAGGTGGTATAGCTTTTGTTTTATATTTACTATTACTAACGGCATTTGTAAAATCTTTTAAGAACTATAGACTTGCACTTAAAAATCCGCTAACAGCCTCAATTTTTCCGACACTCCTAATGCAAGGAATGCTGATGATTGTCTATCAGGATGTCTTTCCAGAATGGTATGGATTTACCGAGGGAGTTTTCCGGACGATTTGGTGGCTGTCTTTTATTGCATTGATTAGTTACATTGTTATCTTTTCAAAAAGATTTCTATGGAATTTTGAGCTAAGTAACGTCTTTCCATCATGGGCAGTTCTATATATAGGAATAGGAATCTCTAGTTTAACTGTTCCCTGGACGGGATACTCTCAACTAGGTAAAACTATCTTTATTTATCTCTTACTTGCTTTAATAGTTCTTTTACCGACGATTTTTCTAAGATTGTGGAAACATGGAATTCCTGACGATGTAAAAGCTAACCTAGCTACACTGTGTGCTCCAGCCTTAGTGGCAGTAGCTTATCTCAATGCTTTTGAAACTATCTATCGCCCATTACTTTTAGGATTGATTATTCTGTCGCAAATGTTATACCTTATCGTTCTTTATTTTGTTCCAGGAATTTTAAAAAGCCCTTTCAATCCAGGGTTTTCAGCTTTAACTTTTCCTTTGATTGTTACGGCAATTGCATTAAAAGGAGCAGTTATTTATTTTGAAGGTTTATATTTTTTGTATGTCATCGAGTTAGTAGTAGCAATCTTAATTTTGATTAGAGTGGTAGCAGGGTATATTAATTATTTTACAGAATAA
- a CDS encoding DUF1002 domain-containing protein, protein MKFKKTLMACALALFSTLTVSHVQAASNSVQNVIDETYVQPDYVLGYSLSDDQRNQTLSLLGYDSSKDTSVKTITTSAYAKIMDVADDPSLQLYSSVKIQKLGSSETLTVNIVTPENITKVTSDMYRNAAVTLGIEHAAITVASPIPVTGESALAGIYYSLEENGAKVSDESKQLAQEELNTLSTINAENQGTDGYDADKLNVALADIKSAVADAGSNVTKDDVRKIVDETLDNYKLKDVLSNNQINMIVNFAFNLSKSNIIDSSSFKSALASLKDSIVSNAGSSFKGINLNFDSSSALESGKGFLANIWQAIVNFFKNLF, encoded by the coding sequence ATGAAATTTAAAAAGACACTCATGGCTTGTGCGCTAGCATTATTCTCAACTCTTACAGTTAGTCACGTTCAAGCAGCAAGTAACTCAGTTCAAAATGTCATTGATGAAACATATGTGCAACCAGATTATGTGCTTGGTTATTCTTTATCGGATGATCAACGCAATCAAACCTTGTCATTGCTTGGTTATGATAGTTCAAAAGACACAAGCGTCAAAACGATTACAACAAGTGCTTATGCTAAGATTATGGATGTTGCTGATGACCCAAGTTTACAATTATACTCATCAGTTAAAATTCAAAAATTGGGATCTTCAGAGACATTAACGGTTAATATTGTCACTCCTGAAAATATCACAAAAGTAACGTCAGATATGTACCGCAACGCTGCAGTAACACTTGGTATCGAACACGCCGCAATCACTGTAGCCTCACCAATCCCTGTAACAGGTGAATCGGCTTTGGCTGGAATTTATTATTCACTTGAAGAAAATGGTGCTAAAGTTTCTGATGAAAGTAAGCAATTAGCACAAGAAGAATTGAATACCTTGTCTACTATCAATGCTGAAAATCAAGGTACAGATGGTTATGACGCTGACAAATTGAACGTTGCTTTAGCTGATATCAAATCAGCAGTAGCAGATGCCGGGTCTAACGTGACAAAAGATGATGTTCGTAAAATCGTTGATGAAACACTTGATAACTATAAATTGAAAGACGTGTTATCAAATAACCAAATCAACATGATTGTTAACTTTGCTTTCAACCTTTCAAAATCAAACATCATTGATAGCAGTAGCTTCAAATCAGCCTTGGCTTCTTTGAAGGACAGTATTGTTTCAAATGCAGGTTCATCATTCAAGGGTATTAACTTGAATTTTGATTCATCAAGCGCTTTAGAATCAGGAAAAGGCTTCTTGGCTAACATCTGGCAAGCTATTGTCAACTTCTTTAAAAACTTGTTTTAA
- a CDS encoding VOC family protein: MKLNAVHHVALIVSDYDKSRNFYVNKLGFEIIRENHRPERHDYKLDLKCGSIELEIFGNKTSDPAYVAPPKRVGQPEYHMEACGLRHLAFYVENIEAYKAELEDMGIYVQPIRHDDYTGKKMTFFFDPDGLPLELHE; encoded by the coding sequence ATGAAATTAAACGCTGTTCACCATGTGGCACTTATCGTCTCTGATTATGACAAATCACGTAACTTTTACGTTAACAAACTTGGTTTTGAAATTATCCGCGAAAACCATCGTCCAGAACGTCACGATTACAAGCTTGATTTGAAATGTGGTTCTATCGAACTTGAAATTTTCGGGAATAAGACATCAGATCCAGCTTATGTTGCACCACCAAAACGTGTTGGGCAACCAGAGTACCATATGGAAGCTTGCGGTCTTCGTCATTTAGCTTTTTACGTTGAAAATATTGAAGCCTATAAGGCTGAGCTCGAAGATATGGGAATTTACGTGCAACCTATCCGTCACGATGACTATACTGGCAAGAAAATGACGTTCTTCTTTGACCCAGATGGCCTTCCCCTAGAACTACACGAGTAG